A section of the Dermacoccus nishinomiyaensis genome encodes:
- a CDS encoding pirin family protein, with translation MLDDTQDTGARTTATHHAGAGAYPSGIQGDGVHDNTHPQYPRDGARRTTTRDAGARTSGADADVRAAGGLDPADAIVAQANEAPTAERPVEGVVQVLSPRQVPLGGLRALEVRRTLPHRDRSFVGAWCFVDHYGPERGVGMDVPPHPHTGLQTVSWLFEGAIEHHDSGGAHAVVRPGEVNLMTSGHGIVHSEVSTPGTETLHGVQLWVALPDVTRDGDRAFEHHAPECVPLPSGQGSALVFIGELRGVAGSPIVTHTPLLGAELRLDAGARVTLDVDEGFEHGILVDTGTVTLDGARLERGDLGCVDEGRATLTLDVGDEPARVILLGGTPFEEEIVMWWNFIGRSHDEIVLARDEYEAGAERFGSVEGYVGDVERIPAPTMPPVRLRPRNRRGRGGG, from the coding sequence ATGCTCGACGACACCCAGGACACAGGCGCCCGCACCACCGCCACGCATCACGCCGGCGCCGGCGCCTACCCGTCCGGCATCCAGGGCGACGGTGTTCACGACAACACCCACCCGCAATACCCGCGCGACGGCGCTCGTCGAACCACTACCCGCGACGCCGGTGCCCGCACGTCAGGCGCCGACGCCGACGTCAGGGCCGCCGGTGGACTCGACCCTGCAGATGCGATCGTCGCCCAGGCGAACGAGGCGCCCACCGCAGAACGCCCCGTCGAGGGCGTCGTTCAGGTTCTCTCACCCCGCCAGGTTCCGCTCGGCGGGCTGCGTGCCCTCGAGGTGCGACGCACCCTGCCGCACCGCGACCGCTCGTTCGTCGGGGCGTGGTGCTTCGTCGACCACTACGGCCCGGAACGCGGCGTCGGCATGGACGTGCCGCCGCACCCCCACACCGGGCTGCAGACGGTCTCGTGGTTGTTCGAGGGCGCCATCGAACACCATGATTCTGGTGGCGCGCACGCCGTCGTCCGCCCCGGCGAGGTCAACCTCATGACGAGCGGCCACGGCATCGTCCACTCCGAGGTCTCGACGCCCGGCACCGAGACGCTGCACGGCGTCCAGCTCTGGGTGGCACTGCCCGACGTGACCCGCGACGGCGACCGCGCGTTCGAACATCACGCGCCCGAGTGCGTGCCGCTACCGAGCGGTCAGGGTTCGGCGCTCGTCTTCATCGGCGAACTGCGCGGCGTCGCCGGTTCGCCGATCGTCACGCACACGCCGCTGCTCGGCGCCGAATTGCGCCTCGACGCGGGCGCGCGTGTCACCCTCGATGTCGACGAGGGGTTCGAGCACGGCATCCTCGTCGACACCGGCACGGTCACCCTCGACGGCGCGCGCCTCGAACGCGGCGACCTCGGCTGCGTCGACGAAGGCCGCGCGACGCTGACGCTCGACGTCGGTGATGAGCCCGCGCGCGTCATCCTGCTCGGCGGCACGCCGTTCGAGGAGGAAATCGTGATGTGGTGGAACTTCATCGGCCGCAGCCACGACGAGATCGTCCTCGCGCGCGACGAATACGAGGCGGGTGCAGAGCGTTTCGGCTCGGTCGAGGGATATGTCGGCGACGTCGAGCGCATCCCCGCGCCGACCATGCCCCCGGTTCGCCTGCGCCCGCGTAACCGTCGCGGGCGCGGCGGAGGGTGA
- a CDS encoding HU family DNA-binding protein → MNRSDLASTIAQRTGVSVKDATAVLAGLNDVIIEAIGRGDKIQLPGLLTIERVERAARTGRNPQTGAEIEIPAGYAAKVTAGSKLKAAAKG, encoded by the coding sequence ATGAACCGCAGTGACCTCGCCAGCACCATCGCCCAGCGCACCGGCGTCAGCGTCAAGGACGCCACCGCCGTCCTCGCCGGCCTCAACGACGTCATCATCGAGGCCATCGGCCGCGGTGACAAGATCCAGCTCCCCGGCCTGCTCACGATCGAGCGTGTCGAGCGCGCCGCCCGCACGGGCCGCAACCCGCAGACGGGCGCCGAGATCGAGATCCCGGCCGGCTACGCCGCGAAGGTGACGGCCGGTTCCAAGCTCAAGGCCGCCGCCAAGGGCTGA
- the epsC gene encoding serine O-acetyltransferase EpsC: MTVAKNPLTRARAALETMNEDVDAALARDPAGGSRLEMALASPGLHAVWSHRVTHAMWQRGGRWKLPARLGSQVTRAVTGVEIHPGATIGRRFFIDHGMGVVIGETSEIGDDCMLYNGVNLGGRTLAKVKRHPTLGDGVTVGAGARILGPIVVGDGAQVGANAVVVKDVPATGVAVGVPAKVRVPAVEHDPFSDPAVYI, encoded by the coding sequence ATGACGGTGGCGAAGAACCCGTTGACGCGTGCAAGGGCTGCGCTGGAGACGATGAACGAGGACGTCGACGCGGCCCTCGCACGCGACCCCGCCGGGGGTTCGCGGTTGGAGATGGCGCTCGCCTCGCCTGGTCTGCACGCTGTGTGGAGCCACCGGGTCACGCATGCGATGTGGCAGCGCGGCGGCCGCTGGAAGCTGCCGGCGCGTCTCGGATCGCAGGTGACGCGGGCCGTCACCGGCGTCGAGATCCATCCCGGTGCGACGATCGGTCGGCGTTTCTTCATCGATCACGGCATGGGCGTCGTCATCGGGGAGACGAGCGAGATCGGCGACGACTGCATGCTCTACAACGGCGTCAACCTGGGTGGGCGGACGCTCGCGAAGGTCAAGCGTCACCCGACGCTCGGGGACGGCGTGACGGTGGGCGCGGGCGCTCGTATCCTCGGCCCGATCGTCGTGGGCGATGGCGCTCAGGTCGGCGCGAACGCCGTCGTCGTCAAGGACGTGCCCGCGACGGGCGTCGCCGTCGGTGTGCCCGCGAAGGTGCGGGTGCCCGCCGTCGAGCACGACCCGTTCAGCGACCCTGCCGTCTACATCTGA
- the cysK gene encoding cysteine synthase A — MPILANVTEAIGNTPLVRINRIIDAPDVTVAAKLEFSNPAASVKDRIGKAIVEAAEASGELKPAGTIVEATSGNTGIALAMVGAAKGYDVVLTMPESMSKERRALLKGFGAELVLTPAAEGMKGAVTKAEEIAAQRDGAVLARQFANTANPEVHRKTTAEEIWRDTDGAVDIVIAGIGTGGTITGIGEVLKERKPDVKMIAVEPAESPILNGGQAGPHKIQGIGANFVPDILNTDIYDEVIDIDAETSVEWARKAATQEGLLVGLSSGAALAAASQVAARPENKGKTIVVIIPSFGERYLSTILFEGIVD, encoded by the coding sequence ATGCCCATCCTCGCCAACGTCACTGAGGCCATCGGCAACACGCCGCTCGTGCGCATCAACCGCATCATCGACGCCCCCGACGTCACCGTCGCGGCGAAGCTCGAGTTCAGCAACCCCGCCGCCTCCGTCAAGGACCGCATCGGCAAGGCGATCGTCGAGGCCGCGGAGGCCTCCGGCGAGCTGAAGCCGGCCGGGACGATCGTCGAGGCGACGTCGGGCAACACCGGCATCGCGCTCGCCATGGTCGGCGCCGCCAAGGGCTACGACGTCGTGCTGACGATGCCCGAGTCGATGTCGAAGGAGCGTCGCGCGCTGCTCAAGGGCTTCGGCGCCGAACTCGTCCTCACCCCCGCCGCCGAGGGCATGAAGGGCGCCGTGACGAAGGCCGAGGAGATCGCCGCCCAGCGTGACGGCGCCGTCCTCGCCCGCCAGTTCGCGAACACGGCCAACCCCGAGGTGCACCGCAAGACCACCGCCGAGGAGATCTGGCGCGACACCGACGGCGCCGTCGACATCGTCATCGCCGGCATCGGCACCGGCGGCACGATCACCGGCATCGGCGAGGTGCTCAAGGAGCGCAAGCCCGACGTGAAGATGATCGCCGTCGAGCCCGCTGAGTCGCCGATCCTCAACGGCGGTCAGGCCGGGCCGCACAAGATCCAGGGCATCGGCGCCAACTTCGTGCCCGACATCCTCAACACCGACATCTACGACGAGGTCATCGACATCGACGCCGAGACCTCCGTCGAATGGGCGCGCAAGGCCGCGACGCAGGAGGGGCTGCTCGTCGGCCTGTCGTCCGGCGCCGCACTCGCCGCAGCCTCGCAGGTGGCAGCGCGCCCCGAGAACAAGGGCAAGACGATCGTCGTCATCATCCCCAGCTTCGGTGAGCGCTACCTGTCGACGATCCTGTTCGAGGGCATCGTCGACTGA
- a CDS encoding (Fe-S)-binding protein, translated as MSALQIVAAVICVVITVIGVSLLVRAVAQMVARFKVGAPEKRTDNPGARTVTLLREFLGHTRMSRLPIVAVAHWFTMISFGILFFTLVTAYGQIFNPDFTLPIIGTFAPWEWLTEFMAWTGFLGICWLIWNRRKNHPGRSAGKDGRKSRFFGSSFWQAYYVEFTIFGVGLCIVSLRALEYALGRVDGSHHASVLHFPMTFFLGKPFESIGKDGLEQLIVVIAAIKILISMAWMITISLNTTMGVAWHRFLAFPNIWFKRNADGRTALGAAKPMMVDGEPLKDVEELELDEDTVLGVGKVEDFTWKGLLDFSTCTECGRCQSQCPAWNTEKPLSPKLLMMTLRDHSAAKAPFLQAAAAASGPVDEKGLPTVADHSGVDLLRTPLIGSTGYDIANPLTAYNPAGTTANGDAAGAIIDEDVLWSCTTCGACVEQCPVDIEHVDHIVDMRRYQTLIESAFPTELAGLFKNLENKSNPWGMSARARLEWAKGLPFDVKVIGSDVESADEVEWLFWVGCAGAYEDRAKKTTRAVAELLHTAGVDFAVLGDGESCTGDPARRAGNEILFQMLAGQNVATLNEAKAKKIVVTCAHCFNTIKNEYPQIGGEYEVVHHTQLLNRLVREKKLTPVAAPEEFAQQPKDKSGAASTGKSVTYHDPCYLGRHNQVYAPPRELIASLPGVEYKEMERSGEKSFCCGAGGARMWMEEKLGERINLNRTKEAVATGADRIAIGCPFCRVMMTDGLTAEQSDGNAREEVEVVDVANMLLAAVRRGEDTKAVDEGATQTV; from the coding sequence ATGTCAGCCCTCCAGATCGTCGCCGCAGTGATCTGCGTCGTCATCACCGTCATCGGCGTCTCGCTGCTCGTGCGCGCCGTGGCACAGATGGTGGCGCGGTTCAAGGTCGGCGCACCCGAAAAGCGCACGGACAACCCCGGTGCGCGAACCGTCACGTTGCTGCGCGAGTTCCTCGGACACACGCGCATGTCCCGCCTGCCGATCGTCGCCGTCGCGCACTGGTTCACGATGATCAGCTTCGGCATCCTGTTCTTCACCCTGGTCACCGCCTACGGCCAGATCTTCAACCCCGACTTCACGCTGCCGATCATCGGAACGTTCGCTCCCTGGGAGTGGCTGACCGAGTTCATGGCGTGGACGGGCTTCCTCGGCATCTGCTGGCTCATCTGGAACCGCCGCAAGAACCACCCGGGCCGTTCGGCCGGCAAGGACGGCCGCAAGTCGCGCTTCTTCGGTTCGTCGTTCTGGCAGGCCTACTACGTCGAGTTCACGATCTTCGGCGTCGGTCTGTGCATCGTCAGCCTGCGCGCGCTCGAGTACGCGCTGGGCCGCGTCGACGGCAGCCACCACGCGAGCGTCCTGCACTTCCCGATGACGTTCTTCCTCGGCAAGCCGTTCGAGTCGATCGGCAAGGACGGCCTCGAGCAGCTCATCGTCGTCATCGCCGCGATCAAGATCCTCATCTCGATGGCGTGGATGATCACGATCTCGCTCAACACGACGATGGGTGTTGCCTGGCACCGCTTCCTCGCGTTCCCGAACATCTGGTTCAAGCGCAACGCGGACGGCCGCACGGCCCTCGGCGCCGCGAAGCCGATGATGGTCGACGGCGAGCCGCTCAAGGACGTCGAGGAGCTCGAGCTCGACGAGGACACCGTCCTGGGTGTCGGCAAGGTCGAGGACTTCACGTGGAAGGGCCTGCTCGACTTCTCCACCTGCACCGAGTGCGGTCGTTGCCAGAGCCAGTGTCCCGCGTGGAACACCGAAAAGCCGCTGTCGCCCAAGCTGCTCATGATGACGCTGCGCGACCACTCCGCCGCGAAGGCGCCGTTCCTGCAGGCCGCTGCGGCCGCGTCCGGGCCCGTCGACGAGAAGGGCCTGCCGACGGTCGCCGACCACTCCGGCGTCGACCTGCTGCGCACGCCGCTCATCGGCTCGACCGGCTACGACATCGCGAACCCGCTGACGGCGTACAACCCGGCCGGCACCACCGCGAACGGTGACGCGGCCGGCGCCATCATCGACGAGGACGTCCTGTGGTCGTGCACGACGTGTGGCGCCTGTGTCGAGCAGTGCCCCGTCGACATCGAGCACGTCGACCACATCGTCGACATGCGTCGCTACCAGACGCTCATCGAGTCCGCGTTCCCGACCGAACTCGCGGGCCTGTTCAAGAACCTCGAGAACAAGTCGAACCCGTGGGGCATGTCGGCGCGGGCTCGCCTCGAGTGGGCCAAGGGCCTGCCGTTCGACGTCAAGGTCATCGGCTCCGACGTCGAATCCGCCGACGAGGTCGAGTGGCTGTTCTGGGTCGGCTGCGCCGGCGCCTACGAGGACCGTGCGAAGAAGACGACGCGCGCCGTCGCCGAGCTGCTGCACACAGCGGGCGTCGACTTCGCCGTCCTCGGTGACGGCGAGAGCTGCACCGGCGACCCGGCACGCCGCGCCGGAAACGAGATCCTCTTCCAGATGCTCGCCGGCCAGAACGTCGCGACGCTCAACGAGGCGAAGGCGAAGAAGATCGTCGTCACGTGTGCGCACTGCTTCAACACGATCAAGAACGAGTACCCGCAGATCGGGGGCGAGTACGAGGTCGTCCACCACACGCAGCTGCTCAACCGTCTCGTGCGCGAGAAGAAGCTGACGCCCGTCGCGGCGCCGGAGGAGTTCGCGCAGCAGCCGAAGGACAAGTCGGGCGCTGCGTCGACGGGCAAGTCGGTCACGTACCACGACCCGTGCTATCTCGGCCGTCACAACCAGGTCTACGCGCCGCCGCGCGAACTCATCGCGTCGCTGCCCGGCGTCGAGTACAAGGAGATGGAACGCTCCGGCGAGAAGTCCTTCTGCTGCGGCGCCGGCGGCGCCCGCATGTGGATGGAGGAGAAGCTCGGTGAGCGCATCAACCTCAACCGTACGAAGGAGGCCGTCGCCACCGGCGCCGACCGCATCGCCATCGGCTGCCCGTTCTGCCGCGTCATGATGACGGACGGCCTCACGGCCGAGCAGAGCGACGGCAACGCGCGCGAAGAGGTCGAGGTCGTCGACGTCGCCAACATGCTGCTCGCCGCGGTGCGTCGCGGTGAGGACACGAAGGCCGTCGACGAGGGCGCGACGCAGACCGTCTGA
- a CDS encoding lipase family protein: MRVDPPSSSVTGTVIAKKSAGPSAVDANLADLRTLAAALTTAHGDASSASTTSLSIGWGLPFTGDALSPGTATTCATASLDLAATLTATALRAQLLSTLVSASLDAYELAEACAVAHMKTAIATYSLTVTLAKISMRQWTGNAPSPDTTAMIVGDVVAIIDARLPGSYEENVAGINIGLVRALGTPNPVTTSIVSGPDAPRPAPAVRSVGQSMGRIDDLYENGNDSAHIQVQRVVDPATGQGRWIAMIPGTATFSWNARTPLDGSGNVAAAAGLVSGGEVAVRDALRDAMQREGVLGKGEPVMLVGHSQGGMVMTNLARRRSDGLNVTHVTTYGSPVGAAKLPAGVRTLNIENSADFIHRIDGRATGDGDPGRVRLVIDDPTSAVTAKGSTSIIEPHSHEKYRWNYEAVMGQERGRPGPPSAAVDFETSAAPFFEGEARTYRYDASREPGVEATQNAVTPTLTCTSETTHKPSPTPNFGVGPAGQYRVTSP; this comes from the coding sequence ATGAGAGTCGACCCGCCCAGCTCGTCGGTGACAGGCACCGTCATCGCTAAGAAGAGCGCCGGCCCGAGCGCCGTCGACGCCAACCTCGCTGATCTGCGCACCCTCGCCGCCGCGCTGACGACGGCGCACGGTGACGCGAGCAGCGCTTCCACCACGAGCCTGTCGATCGGCTGGGGCCTGCCGTTCACCGGGGATGCCCTCTCCCCTGGCACGGCCACGACATGCGCCACGGCGTCACTCGATCTGGCGGCCACCCTGACGGCCACGGCGCTGCGCGCGCAGTTGCTCAGCACTCTCGTGAGCGCCTCGCTCGACGCCTACGAGCTCGCCGAAGCCTGCGCCGTCGCCCACATGAAAACAGCCATCGCGACGTACTCGCTGACGGTGACTCTGGCGAAGATCTCGATGCGCCAATGGACCGGCAACGCGCCCTCGCCCGATACGACCGCGATGATCGTCGGTGACGTCGTCGCCATCATCGACGCGAGACTGCCGGGTTCGTACGAGGAGAATGTCGCCGGCATCAACATCGGCCTCGTGCGTGCGCTGGGCACTCCGAACCCCGTCACCACCTCGATCGTCAGCGGGCCCGATGCGCCCCGGCCCGCACCCGCAGTGCGCAGCGTCGGCCAGAGCATGGGACGCATCGACGATCTGTACGAGAACGGCAACGACTCCGCCCACATCCAGGTGCAGCGCGTCGTCGACCCGGCCACTGGCCAGGGCCGCTGGATCGCGATGATCCCCGGCACCGCGACGTTCTCCTGGAACGCCCGCACGCCACTCGACGGCTCCGGCAACGTTGCCGCCGCGGCGGGTCTCGTCAGCGGTGGCGAAGTCGCCGTCCGGGATGCCTTGCGCGATGCGATGCAGCGTGAGGGCGTGCTCGGCAAGGGCGAGCCGGTCATGCTCGTGGGTCACTCGCAGGGCGGCATGGTGATGACGAACCTCGCGCGCCGTCGCTCCGACGGTCTCAACGTCACCCACGTCACGACGTACGGTTCGCCGGTCGGGGCCGCCAAGCTCCCCGCGGGGGTGCGTACGCTCAACATCGAGAACTCGGCTGATTTCATCCATCGCATCGACGGGCGGGCCACCGGTGACGGCGACCCTGGACGCGTCCGACTCGTCATCGACGACCCGACGTCGGCGGTGACCGCGAAGGGTTCGACGAGCATCATCGAGCCGCACTCGCACGAGAAGTATCGGTGGAACTACGAGGCCGTCATGGGTCAGGAACGCGGACGCCCCGGCCCGCCGAGCGCCGCCGTCGACTTCGAGACCAGCGCGGCGCCGTTCTTCGAGGGCGAGGCTCGCACCTACCGGTACGACGCCTCGCGCGAGCCCGGCGTCGAAGCAACGCAGAACGCCGTCACGCCGACGCTGACGTGCACGTCGGAGACGACGCACAAGCCGTCACCGACGCCGAACTTCGGCGTCGGCCCCGCCGGGCAGTACCGGGTGACCTCGCCATGA
- a CDS encoding alpha/beta hydrolase: protein MADESDDDVTSLPARAAVELSRRLGSELEVEVAPGQADSPRVPDGEATPVDETSLGDKVVGLAADAADALLRDDELGDEALDGVTVDDDADAVRAPQRAATTRRESDVLASTNPPTPMPHVHRPEGEDDGDEQDDGRADRDGGRAGAGGAAAPDAPAQDGSAAVDAPLSVEAPQRPATTKRGGAAVVASPLLTMPRVRHPEAIVLFVHGGDVEGHLRMRRGDPAYLRIVPFARDVERRSHGRIGGATLRLAVRGWNEPEKPAVEDTRWALGELRDRYPGVPIAIAGHSMGGRVALDIASSEDVAAVVALAPWAAEASEPATFRTIPLLGIHGRRDTVTNPVATKKLIDDVAALGGDARFVSMPGWHAMLWGAPRWHRETSRFLIDHLLDGAAPGDGDRAIPATGVENVET, encoded by the coding sequence ATGGCCGACGAGAGCGACGACGACGTCACGTCGCTGCCGGCGCGCGCGGCCGTCGAGCTCAGCCGTCGTCTCGGCTCCGAGCTCGAGGTCGAGGTCGCCCCGGGGCAAGCAGATTCTCCGCGCGTACCGGACGGTGAAGCCACCCCCGTCGACGAGACCTCCCTCGGCGACAAAGTGGTCGGCCTCGCCGCCGACGCCGCCGATGCGCTGCTGCGCGACGACGAACTCGGCGACGAGGCGCTCGACGGTGTCACCGTCGATGACGACGCCGACGCCGTGAGGGCACCGCAGCGTGCCGCAACGACGCGTCGCGAGTCCGACGTGCTGGCGTCCACCAACCCGCCGACGCCCATGCCGCACGTGCATCGTCCTGAGGGTGAGGACGACGGGGACGAGCAGGATGACGGCAGGGCGGACCGCGACGGCGGGCGGGCCGGCGCCGGGGGTGCCGCCGCTCCTGACGCTCCCGCGCAAGACGGTTCGGCTGCCGTCGACGCCCCCCTGAGCGTGGAGGCGCCACAGCGTCCGGCGACGACGAAGCGCGGTGGTGCGGCCGTCGTCGCGAGTCCGTTGCTGACGATGCCGCGCGTGCGTCACCCCGAGGCGATCGTGCTGTTCGTCCACGGAGGCGACGTCGAAGGTCACCTGCGGATGCGTCGCGGTGACCCCGCCTACCTGCGCATCGTGCCGTTCGCGCGCGACGTCGAGCGTCGTAGCCACGGCCGAATCGGGGGTGCGACGCTGCGCCTCGCCGTCCGTGGGTGGAACGAGCCGGAGAAGCCGGCCGTCGAGGACACACGCTGGGCTCTCGGCGAGCTGCGCGATCGCTACCCGGGCGTGCCGATCGCCATCGCCGGCCACTCGATGGGTGGGCGGGTCGCGCTCGACATCGCGAGCAGCGAGGACGTCGCCGCCGTCGTGGCGCTCGCGCCGTGGGCGGCAGAAGCGTCCGAGCCCGCGACGTTCCGCACCATCCCGCTGCTCGGCATCCACGGCCGACGCGACACCGTGACCAACCCCGTCGCGACGAAGAAGCTCATCGACGACGTCGCGGCCCTCGGGGGCGACGCCCGCTTCGTCTCGATGCCGGGCTGGCACGCGATGCTGTGGGGCGCGCCGCGCTGGCATCGTGAGACGTCGCGGTTCCTCATCGACCACTTGCTCGACGGTGCCGCCCCGGGTGACGGCGACCGCGCCATCCCCGCAACCGGTGTGGAGAACGTCGAGACGTAG
- the dcd gene encoding dCTP deaminase, producing MLLSDRDIKSQIDSGRVVLDPYEPSMIQPSSIDVRLDKFFRLFDNHKYPFIDPAAEQPELTRLVEVDASEPFILHPGEFVLGSTYEQITLPDDVAARVEGKSSLGRLGLLTHATAGFVDPGFSGHVTLELSNVATLPIKLWPGMKIGQLCFFQLTSPAEHPYGSSEYGSHYQGQRGPTASRSFSSFHRTDV from the coding sequence GTGCTGCTTTCGGACCGTGACATCAAGAGCCAGATCGATTCCGGCCGGGTCGTGCTCGACCCGTACGAACCGTCGATGATCCAGCCGTCGAGCATCGACGTGCGCCTCGACAAGTTCTTCCGGTTGTTCGACAACCACAAGTACCCCTTCATCGACCCCGCCGCCGAGCAGCCGGAACTGACGCGCCTCGTCGAGGTCGACGCGTCCGAGCCGTTCATCCTGCACCCCGGCGAGTTCGTCCTCGGCTCGACCTACGAGCAGATCACGCTGCCCGATGACGTCGCCGCTCGTGTCGAGGGCAAGTCGTCGCTTGGTCGCCTCGGATTGCTGACGCACGCGACGGCGGGCTTCGTCGACCCCGGTTTCTCCGGCCACGTGACGCTCGAGTTGAGCAACGTCGCGACGCTGCCCATCAAGCTGTGGCCGGGCATGAAGATCGGCCAGCTGTGCTTCTTCCAGCTGACGTCCCCCGCCGAACACCCTTACGGCAGCTCCGAATACGGCTCGCACTACCAGGGCCAGCGCGGCCCCACCGCGAGCCGCAGTTTCTCCTCCTTCCACCGCACCGACGTCTGA
- a CDS encoding Fur family transcriptional regulator, protein MTPRSPDARGAAASVDLRADASPSDARRDAALARLRARGERVTPGRRAVLDVLSREPGHADADAVAALVDEVEPGIHRATIYRSLQALVDADIVTHTHVPGGATIYHLAADVAREGAKADVGASDGDSGEGDAAGHEVTGHVAEPHAHAHLQCDTCGRFVDVDVAEFAPLAARIKELTGFTLDAEHGALLGRCAQCSKEPQPTSRPGEAEQE, encoded by the coding sequence ATGACCCCTCGAAGCCCTGACGCACGTGGTGCTGCAGCGAGCGTTGACCTGCGCGCGGACGCGAGCCCGAGCGATGCCCGCCGCGACGCAGCCCTCGCGCGACTGCGGGCCCGCGGAGAACGCGTGACGCCGGGGCGGCGCGCCGTCCTCGACGTGCTGAGCCGCGAACCGGGTCACGCCGACGCCGACGCCGTCGCGGCGCTCGTCGACGAGGTCGAACCGGGTATCCACCGCGCGACGATCTACCGCTCGCTGCAGGCTCTCGTCGACGCTGACATCGTCACGCACACCCACGTTCCGGGCGGCGCGACGATCTACCACCTGGCGGCCGACGTGGCGCGTGAGGGGGCGAAGGCCGATGTTGGTGCATCGGATGGGGACTCGGGGGAGGGCGATGCCGCCGGGCACGAGGTCACCGGGCACGTGGCCGAGCCTCACGCCCACGCGCACCTGCAGTGCGACACGTGCGGGCGCTTCGTCGACGTCGACGTGGCCGAGTTCGCGCCACTCGCCGCAAGAATCAAGGAGCTGACGGGGTTCACGCTCGACGCCGAGCACGGGGCGCTGCTGGGGCGGTGTGCGCAGTGCTCGAAGGAGCCACAGCCGACCTCGCGTCCCGGCGAGGCCGAGCAAGAATGA